One genomic region from Terriglobia bacterium encodes:
- a CDS encoding DUF305 domain-containing protein → MLSNVPNWPYRLCRLRSARTLALSCSVVAAVGTLAGFFCNDAHAEQKGAPGPVVVQPGSPGKPSKRLPPSTTGKLPPRSQAEVEFMQGMIMHHAQAVEMTALIPSHTENKDLQLLGARISSSQSSEINFMKRWLAARGEPASMAMPGMKDMDMSRHPMPLMPGMLTAEQMTALRKAKGAEFDHLFLTGMIQHHNGALTMVKDLFDTAGAGQDAELFDFATDVDSGQRAEIRIMQGMLDKKTPEEKQ, encoded by the coding sequence ATGCTTAGCAACGTTCCGAACTGGCCGTATCGTTTGTGCAGGCTCCGGTCTGCGCGAACACTTGCATTGTCGTGTAGCGTGGTCGCGGCGGTGGGCACTCTAGCAGGTTTCTTTTGCAATGATGCGCACGCTGAGCAGAAAGGTGCGCCGGGGCCAGTAGTGGTCCAGCCGGGATCGCCCGGAAAACCGAGTAAGAGGCTGCCGCCGTCTACAACGGGAAAGCTGCCGCCGCGGTCGCAAGCGGAAGTGGAGTTCATGCAAGGCATGATCATGCACCATGCGCAAGCCGTGGAGATGACGGCGCTGATTCCGTCGCATACGGAAAATAAGGACTTGCAGTTGCTGGGAGCGCGCATCAGCAGTTCACAGTCCAGCGAGATCAACTTTATGAAGCGATGGCTGGCGGCCCGTGGGGAACCAGCTTCCATGGCGATGCCGGGAATGAAGGACATGGACATGTCTCGCCATCCGATGCCGCTCATGCCCGGCATGCTTACAGCGGAGCAAATGACGGCGCTACGAAAGGCGAAGGGCGCCGAGTTTGACCATTTATTTTTAACCGGGATGATTCAGCACCACAACGGCGCATTAACCATGGTTAAGGACCTGTTCGATACCGCAGGCGCGGGACAGGATGCCGAGCTGTTTGACTTCGCAACCGATGTGGACAGTGGCCAGCGAGCCGAAATCAGAATTATGCAAGGGATGTTAGACAAGAAAACTCCAGAGGAGAAACAATGA